A part of Acropora palmata chromosome 6, jaAcrPala1.3, whole genome shotgun sequence genomic DNA contains:
- the LOC141883452 gene encoding kazrin-like isoform X1, translated as MSHKSNMADVNNSRGKETANASPTKEKKLYLTTVEAMAEVDKLKERVRSLSFCSSVSGESSDSGSSGTRPLARKQDDLVTCLSVMRRLMEQAESESKRMRDEKVVIATKINSSLIAVNKEVEYLRAELRDQDKRLSELAKTKHSDSSAETKSEGKRSFKNKLEIVEEENDRLRCEIEFLTRELNEWRHGNTDLDQLRQQLHSCELEASRSREAISCMKIERKRLKTEKMNLLQQMKQVYGILEIKEAELKEFIQNYEKRMLEGEERVKRLENDKGVWDRERADLVRESASLKSQLEMKDTHLKELETKLSEAKQHYSLTQSSLRQNISQKEVIFQSNNLINMESVAGLGQRQTNALSKSKSNSLQNLRDLSGSVLENGGSFQNIISDPLVDSASSNSQSDGSQAVIPAEQEVFELGVHNNLEVPEPGKKKKVRSSSLSRFFLKGKQRRFEYAPVIQVAEFPVVNNVDHIQASSSVAEKTRVWEMHKDIPMVCWKANMVLAWLEVECQMSTYSQMCYENIKSGKVLLELTDAELEAGLGIANTMHRRKLRLAIEDYREPTARKYPDISSMDHLWVSHVWIKDLGLKQYSSVFESQMIDGRLLNVLTKKDMEKYLNVNKKFHQTSVLHGVKLLRMMDYNRELLMARRSRSEDNDQDPLVWTNDRVAKWCCSVDLSEYADSLRDSGIHGAVLVLDPAFGAEELAQALGIHSSKNIIRRHLNSELLSVLVPARAAVHSTDTELKSKQKQKRKRSLSFNSGSRTSMSSEIKRHSFRDSLLLRSSSRGRPTRTSSDDTDVSKAVYSDSIKRSLRMSHIRPKSAVQ; from the exons ATGTCACACAAATCAAACATGGCAGACGTAAACAATAGTCGGGGAAAGGAAACTGCAAATGCCTCTCCCACTaaggaaaaaaagctttaTTTAACAACTGTTGAAGCTATGGCCGAAGTTGATAAGCTCAAGGAAAGGGTTCGTTCGCTATCGTTTTGTAGCTCTGTCTCAGGGGAAAGCAGCGACAGTGGTAGCTCAGGAACAAGACCTCTGGCTAGAAAGCAAGACGATTTGGTAACTTGTTTGAGTGTTATGCGGCGTTTAATGGAGCAGGCAGAAAGCGAGAGTAAAAGAATGCGAGATGAAAAAGTTGTTATTGCAACCAAAATTAATAGTTCTCTTATCGCTGTGAACAAGGAGGTGGAATATTTGAGAGCCGAACTTCGAGACCAAGACAAGAGATTGTCAGAGCTTGCTAAGACGAAGCACTCTGATTCTTCAGCGGAGACAAAATCCGAGGGAAAAAGGtcgtttaaaaataaactggAAATTGTTGAAGAAGAGAATGATAGATTACGTtgtgaaattgaatttttaacGAGGGAGCTGAATGAATGGAGGCACGGTAACACAGATCTGGACCAACTTCGACAACAGCTTCACTCTTGTGAACTCGAAGCTTCTCGAAGTAGGGAAGCAATTTCTTGTATGAAAATAGAAAGGAAGcgtttgaaaacagaaaagatgAATTTACTGCAGCAAATGAAACAAGTGTATGGAATACTGGAAATAAAAGAGGCGGAACTGAAAGAATTTatacaaaattatgaaaaacgGATGTTGGAAGGCGAAGAACGTGTGAAGCGCCTTGAAAATGATAAAGGAGTTTGGGATCGCGAACGAGCTGATCTTGTCAGAGAATCGGCGAGTTTGAAATCACAACTAGAAATGAAGGACACTCATTTGAAGGAATTGGAAACAAAACTTAGTGAGGCGAAACAGCATTATTCCTTAACACAATCCTCGCTTCGGCAGAACATTTCGCAAAAAGAAGTGATTTTCCAGTCGAACAATTTAATAAACATGGAGTCTGTGGCAGGCCTAGGGCAGCGCCAAACGAACGCACTGAGCAAATCGAAAAGCAATTCCCTTCAAAATTTGAGAGATTTATCAGGATCTGTTCTCGAAAATGGTG GTTCCTTTCAGAATATCATTAGTGATCCTCTGGTGGATTCAGCTTCGTCAAATTCCCAGTCTGATGGTAGTCAAGCAGTGATCCCTGCTGAACAGGAGGTGTTTGAGCTTGGTGTCCATAACAACTTAGAAGTACCTGAAccaggaaaaaagaaaaaagtacgCTCCTCTTCATTGTCAAGGTTTTTtctcaaaggaaaacaaaggagGTTTGAATATGCTCCCGTTATTCAAG TTGCAGAATTTCCAGTTGTCAATAATGTGGATCACATTCAAGCTAGTAGTAGTGTTGCAGAGAAGACACGTGTGTGGGAAATGCATAAAGATATTCCAATGGTGTGCTGGAAAGCTAACATGGTGTTAGCGTGGCTTGAGGTAGAATGCCAAATGTCCACATATTCACAGATGTGTTACGAGAATATTAAGAGTGGGAAAGTACTTTTGGAACTTACTGATGCTGAGCTGGAGGCTGGCCTAGGGATTGCAAACACCATGCATAGACGGAAACTTAGACTCGCTATTGAGGATTACAGGGAACCTACTGCCAG GAAGTACCCAGATATTTCATCAATGGATCACCTTTGGGTATCCCATGTCTGGATTAAGGATTTGGGACTGAAGCAATATTCCTCTGTATTTGAGTCTCAAATGATTGACGGCAGACTGTTGAATGTTCTGACCAAAAAGGATATGGAAAAATATCTCAATGTTAACAAGAAATTCCATCAG ACCAGTGTTCTGCATGGTGTGAAGTTGCTCCGCATGATGGATTACAACAGAGag TTGCTAATGGCAAGAAGAAGCCGTAGTGAAGATAATGACCAGGATCCTCTTGTGTGGACCAATGACAGAGTTGCCAAGTGGTGTTGCTCTGTAGACCTGAGT GAATATGCAGACAGCCTGCGTGATAGTGGCATTCATGGTGCTGTTTTGGTTCTTGATCCTGCATTTGGTGCTGAGGAGCTAGCACAAGCCCTTGGAATTCACTCATCAAAGAATATCATCAGAAGACATCTTAACTCTGAATTGTTATCTGTATTGGTCCCTGCTAG GGCTGCAGTGCACTCCACCGACACAGAGTTAAAAAGCAAACAGaagcagaaaagaaaacgttcTCTCAGCTTTAACTCTGGCAGCAGAACCAGCATGTCATCAGAAATCAAGCGACATAGTTTTAGG GACTCGCTTTTGCTTCGATCCAGTTCAAGAGGAAGACCAACAAGAACCAGCAGCGATGATACTGATGTGTCCAAAGCAGTTTATTCTGATTCAATAAAAAGATCATTGAGGATGTCTCATATTCGGCCAAAGTCGGCTGTTCAATAG
- the LOC141883452 gene encoding kazrin-like isoform X3 encodes MSHKSNMADVNNSRGKETANASPTKEKKLYLTTVEAMAEVDKLKERVRSLSFCSSVSGESSDSGSSGTRPLARKQDDLVTCLSVMRRLMEQAESESKRMRDEKVVIATKINSSLIAVNKEVEYLRAELRDQDKRLSELAKTKHSDSSAETKSEGKRSFKNKLEIVEEENDRLRCEIEFLTRELNEWRHGNTDLDQLRQQLHSCELEASRSREAISCMKIERKRLKTEKMNLLQQMKQVYGILEIKEAELKEFIQNYEKRMLEGEERVKRLENDKGVWDRERADLVRESASLKSQLEMKDTHLKELETKLSEAKQHYSLTQSSLRQNISQKEVIFQSNNLINMESVAGLGQRQTNALSKSKSNSLQNLRDLSGSVLENGGSFQNIISDPLVDSASSNSQSDGSQAVIPAEQEVFELGVHNNLEVPEPGKKKKVRSSSLSRFFLKGKQRRFEYAPVIQVAEFPVVNNVDHIQASSSVAEKTRVWEMHKDIPMVCWKANMVLAWLEVECQMSTYSQMCYENIKSGKVLLELTDAELEAGLGIANTMHRRKLRLAIEDYREPTARKYPDISSMDHLWVSHVWIKDLGLKQYSSVFESQMIDGRLLNVLTKKDMEKYLNVNKKFHQTSVLHGVKLLRMMDYNREEYADSLRDSGIHGAVLVLDPAFGAEELAQALGIHSSKNIIRRHLNSELLSVLVPARAAVHSTDTELKSKQKQKRKRSLSFNSGSRTSMSSEIKRHSFRDSLLLRSSSRGRPTRTSSDDTDVSKAVYSDSIKRSLRMSHIRPKSAVQ; translated from the exons ATGTCACACAAATCAAACATGGCAGACGTAAACAATAGTCGGGGAAAGGAAACTGCAAATGCCTCTCCCACTaaggaaaaaaagctttaTTTAACAACTGTTGAAGCTATGGCCGAAGTTGATAAGCTCAAGGAAAGGGTTCGTTCGCTATCGTTTTGTAGCTCTGTCTCAGGGGAAAGCAGCGACAGTGGTAGCTCAGGAACAAGACCTCTGGCTAGAAAGCAAGACGATTTGGTAACTTGTTTGAGTGTTATGCGGCGTTTAATGGAGCAGGCAGAAAGCGAGAGTAAAAGAATGCGAGATGAAAAAGTTGTTATTGCAACCAAAATTAATAGTTCTCTTATCGCTGTGAACAAGGAGGTGGAATATTTGAGAGCCGAACTTCGAGACCAAGACAAGAGATTGTCAGAGCTTGCTAAGACGAAGCACTCTGATTCTTCAGCGGAGACAAAATCCGAGGGAAAAAGGtcgtttaaaaataaactggAAATTGTTGAAGAAGAGAATGATAGATTACGTtgtgaaattgaatttttaacGAGGGAGCTGAATGAATGGAGGCACGGTAACACAGATCTGGACCAACTTCGACAACAGCTTCACTCTTGTGAACTCGAAGCTTCTCGAAGTAGGGAAGCAATTTCTTGTATGAAAATAGAAAGGAAGcgtttgaaaacagaaaagatgAATTTACTGCAGCAAATGAAACAAGTGTATGGAATACTGGAAATAAAAGAGGCGGAACTGAAAGAATTTatacaaaattatgaaaaacgGATGTTGGAAGGCGAAGAACGTGTGAAGCGCCTTGAAAATGATAAAGGAGTTTGGGATCGCGAACGAGCTGATCTTGTCAGAGAATCGGCGAGTTTGAAATCACAACTAGAAATGAAGGACACTCATTTGAAGGAATTGGAAACAAAACTTAGTGAGGCGAAACAGCATTATTCCTTAACACAATCCTCGCTTCGGCAGAACATTTCGCAAAAAGAAGTGATTTTCCAGTCGAACAATTTAATAAACATGGAGTCTGTGGCAGGCCTAGGGCAGCGCCAAACGAACGCACTGAGCAAATCGAAAAGCAATTCCCTTCAAAATTTGAGAGATTTATCAGGATCTGTTCTCGAAAATGGTG GTTCCTTTCAGAATATCATTAGTGATCCTCTGGTGGATTCAGCTTCGTCAAATTCCCAGTCTGATGGTAGTCAAGCAGTGATCCCTGCTGAACAGGAGGTGTTTGAGCTTGGTGTCCATAACAACTTAGAAGTACCTGAAccaggaaaaaagaaaaaagtacgCTCCTCTTCATTGTCAAGGTTTTTtctcaaaggaaaacaaaggagGTTTGAATATGCTCCCGTTATTCAAG TTGCAGAATTTCCAGTTGTCAATAATGTGGATCACATTCAAGCTAGTAGTAGTGTTGCAGAGAAGACACGTGTGTGGGAAATGCATAAAGATATTCCAATGGTGTGCTGGAAAGCTAACATGGTGTTAGCGTGGCTTGAGGTAGAATGCCAAATGTCCACATATTCACAGATGTGTTACGAGAATATTAAGAGTGGGAAAGTACTTTTGGAACTTACTGATGCTGAGCTGGAGGCTGGCCTAGGGATTGCAAACACCATGCATAGACGGAAACTTAGACTCGCTATTGAGGATTACAGGGAACCTACTGCCAG GAAGTACCCAGATATTTCATCAATGGATCACCTTTGGGTATCCCATGTCTGGATTAAGGATTTGGGACTGAAGCAATATTCCTCTGTATTTGAGTCTCAAATGATTGACGGCAGACTGTTGAATGTTCTGACCAAAAAGGATATGGAAAAATATCTCAATGTTAACAAGAAATTCCATCAG ACCAGTGTTCTGCATGGTGTGAAGTTGCTCCGCATGATGGATTACAACAGAGag GAATATGCAGACAGCCTGCGTGATAGTGGCATTCATGGTGCTGTTTTGGTTCTTGATCCTGCATTTGGTGCTGAGGAGCTAGCACAAGCCCTTGGAATTCACTCATCAAAGAATATCATCAGAAGACATCTTAACTCTGAATTGTTATCTGTATTGGTCCCTGCTAG GGCTGCAGTGCACTCCACCGACACAGAGTTAAAAAGCAAACAGaagcagaaaagaaaacgttcTCTCAGCTTTAACTCTGGCAGCAGAACCAGCATGTCATCAGAAATCAAGCGACATAGTTTTAGG GACTCGCTTTTGCTTCGATCCAGTTCAAGAGGAAGACCAACAAGAACCAGCAGCGATGATACTGATGTGTCCAAAGCAGTTTATTCTGATTCAATAAAAAGATCATTGAGGATGTCTCATATTCGGCCAAAGTCGGCTGTTCAATAG
- the LOC141883452 gene encoding kazrin-like isoform X2, translating into MSHKSNMADVNNSRGKETANASPTKEKKLYLTTVEAMAEVDKLKERVRSLSFCSSVSGESSDSGSSGTRPLARKQDDLVTCLSVMRRLMEQAESESKRMRDEKVVIATKINSSLIAVNKEVEYLRAELRDQDKRLSELAKTKHSDSSAETKSEGKRSFKNKLEIVEEENDRLRCEIEFLTRELNEWRHGNTDLDQLRQQLHSCELEASRSREAISCMKIERKRLKTEKMNLLQQMKQVYGILEIKEAELKEFIQNYEKRMLEGEERVKRLENDKGVWDRERADLVRESASLKSQLEMKDTHLKELETKLSEAKQHYSLTQSSLRQNISQKEVIFQSNNLINMESVAGLGQRQTNALSKSKSNSLQNLRDLSGSVLENGGSFQNIISDPLVDSASSNSQSDGSQAVIPAEQEVFELGVHNNLEVPEPGKKKKVRSSSLSRFFLKGKQRRFEYAPVIQVAEFPVVNNVDHIQASSSVAEKTRVWEMHKDIPMVCWKANMVLAWLEVECQMSTYSQMCYENIKSGKVLLELTDAELEAGLGIANTMHRRKLRLAIEDYREPTARKYPDISSMDHLWVSHVWIKDLGLKQYSSVFESQMIDGRLLNVLTKKDMEKYLNVNKKFHQTSVLHGVKLLRMMDYNRELLMARRSRSEDNDQDPLVWTNDRVAKWCCSVDLSEYADSLRDSGIHGAVLVLDPAFGAEELAQALGIHSSKNIIRRHLNSELLSVLVPARAAVHSTDTELKSKQKQKRKRSLSFNSGSRTSMSSEIKRHSFRKVKLFAKSAVETPLKVTTE; encoded by the exons ATGTCACACAAATCAAACATGGCAGACGTAAACAATAGTCGGGGAAAGGAAACTGCAAATGCCTCTCCCACTaaggaaaaaaagctttaTTTAACAACTGTTGAAGCTATGGCCGAAGTTGATAAGCTCAAGGAAAGGGTTCGTTCGCTATCGTTTTGTAGCTCTGTCTCAGGGGAAAGCAGCGACAGTGGTAGCTCAGGAACAAGACCTCTGGCTAGAAAGCAAGACGATTTGGTAACTTGTTTGAGTGTTATGCGGCGTTTAATGGAGCAGGCAGAAAGCGAGAGTAAAAGAATGCGAGATGAAAAAGTTGTTATTGCAACCAAAATTAATAGTTCTCTTATCGCTGTGAACAAGGAGGTGGAATATTTGAGAGCCGAACTTCGAGACCAAGACAAGAGATTGTCAGAGCTTGCTAAGACGAAGCACTCTGATTCTTCAGCGGAGACAAAATCCGAGGGAAAAAGGtcgtttaaaaataaactggAAATTGTTGAAGAAGAGAATGATAGATTACGTtgtgaaattgaatttttaacGAGGGAGCTGAATGAATGGAGGCACGGTAACACAGATCTGGACCAACTTCGACAACAGCTTCACTCTTGTGAACTCGAAGCTTCTCGAAGTAGGGAAGCAATTTCTTGTATGAAAATAGAAAGGAAGcgtttgaaaacagaaaagatgAATTTACTGCAGCAAATGAAACAAGTGTATGGAATACTGGAAATAAAAGAGGCGGAACTGAAAGAATTTatacaaaattatgaaaaacgGATGTTGGAAGGCGAAGAACGTGTGAAGCGCCTTGAAAATGATAAAGGAGTTTGGGATCGCGAACGAGCTGATCTTGTCAGAGAATCGGCGAGTTTGAAATCACAACTAGAAATGAAGGACACTCATTTGAAGGAATTGGAAACAAAACTTAGTGAGGCGAAACAGCATTATTCCTTAACACAATCCTCGCTTCGGCAGAACATTTCGCAAAAAGAAGTGATTTTCCAGTCGAACAATTTAATAAACATGGAGTCTGTGGCAGGCCTAGGGCAGCGCCAAACGAACGCACTGAGCAAATCGAAAAGCAATTCCCTTCAAAATTTGAGAGATTTATCAGGATCTGTTCTCGAAAATGGTG GTTCCTTTCAGAATATCATTAGTGATCCTCTGGTGGATTCAGCTTCGTCAAATTCCCAGTCTGATGGTAGTCAAGCAGTGATCCCTGCTGAACAGGAGGTGTTTGAGCTTGGTGTCCATAACAACTTAGAAGTACCTGAAccaggaaaaaagaaaaaagtacgCTCCTCTTCATTGTCAAGGTTTTTtctcaaaggaaaacaaaggagGTTTGAATATGCTCCCGTTATTCAAG TTGCAGAATTTCCAGTTGTCAATAATGTGGATCACATTCAAGCTAGTAGTAGTGTTGCAGAGAAGACACGTGTGTGGGAAATGCATAAAGATATTCCAATGGTGTGCTGGAAAGCTAACATGGTGTTAGCGTGGCTTGAGGTAGAATGCCAAATGTCCACATATTCACAGATGTGTTACGAGAATATTAAGAGTGGGAAAGTACTTTTGGAACTTACTGATGCTGAGCTGGAGGCTGGCCTAGGGATTGCAAACACCATGCATAGACGGAAACTTAGACTCGCTATTGAGGATTACAGGGAACCTACTGCCAG GAAGTACCCAGATATTTCATCAATGGATCACCTTTGGGTATCCCATGTCTGGATTAAGGATTTGGGACTGAAGCAATATTCCTCTGTATTTGAGTCTCAAATGATTGACGGCAGACTGTTGAATGTTCTGACCAAAAAGGATATGGAAAAATATCTCAATGTTAACAAGAAATTCCATCAG ACCAGTGTTCTGCATGGTGTGAAGTTGCTCCGCATGATGGATTACAACAGAGag TTGCTAATGGCAAGAAGAAGCCGTAGTGAAGATAATGACCAGGATCCTCTTGTGTGGACCAATGACAGAGTTGCCAAGTGGTGTTGCTCTGTAGACCTGAGT GAATATGCAGACAGCCTGCGTGATAGTGGCATTCATGGTGCTGTTTTGGTTCTTGATCCTGCATTTGGTGCTGAGGAGCTAGCACAAGCCCTTGGAATTCACTCATCAAAGAATATCATCAGAAGACATCTTAACTCTGAATTGTTATCTGTATTGGTCCCTGCTAG GGCTGCAGTGCACTCCACCGACACAGAGTTAAAAAGCAAACAGaagcagaaaagaaaacgttcTCTCAGCTTTAACTCTGGCAGCAGAACCAGCATGTCATCAGAAATCAAGCGACATAGTTTTAGG AAAGTCAAACTCTTCGCTAAATCAGCTGTGGAGACTCCTCTCAAAGTCACAACTGAGTAA
- the LOC141883452 gene encoding kazrin-like isoform X4, whose product MSHKSNMADVNNSRGKETANASPTKEKKLYLTTVEAMAEVDKLKERVRSLSFCSSVSGESSDSGSSGTRPLARKQDDLVTCLSVMRRLMEQAESESKRMRDEKVVIATKINSSLIAVNKEVEYLRAELRDQDKRLSELAKTKHSDSSAETKSEGKRSFKNKLEIVEEENDRLRCEIEFLTRELNEWRHGNTDLDQLRQQLHSCELEASRSREAISCMKIERKRLKTEKMNLLQQMKQVYGILEIKEAELKEFIQNYEKRMLEGEERVKRLENDKGVWDRERADLVRESASLKSQLEMKDTHLKELETKLSEAKQHYSLTQSSLRQNISQKEVIFQSNNLINMESVAGLGQRQTNALSKSKSNSLQNLRDLSGSVLENGGSFQNIISDPLVDSASSNSQSDGSQAVIPAEQEVFELGVHNNLEVPEPGKKKKVRSSSLSRFFLKGKQRRFEYAPVIQVAEFPVVNNVDHIQASSSVAEKTRVWEMHKDIPMVCWKANMVLAWLEVECQMSTYSQMCYENIKSGKVLLELTDAELEAGLGIANTMHRRKLRLAIEDYREPTARKYPDISSMDHLWVSHVWIKDLGLKQYSSVFESQMIDGRLLNVLTKKDMEKYLNVNKKFHQTSVLHGVKLLRMMDYNREDLPCAGQKTLEKAEEYLLFG is encoded by the exons ATGTCACACAAATCAAACATGGCAGACGTAAACAATAGTCGGGGAAAGGAAACTGCAAATGCCTCTCCCACTaaggaaaaaaagctttaTTTAACAACTGTTGAAGCTATGGCCGAAGTTGATAAGCTCAAGGAAAGGGTTCGTTCGCTATCGTTTTGTAGCTCTGTCTCAGGGGAAAGCAGCGACAGTGGTAGCTCAGGAACAAGACCTCTGGCTAGAAAGCAAGACGATTTGGTAACTTGTTTGAGTGTTATGCGGCGTTTAATGGAGCAGGCAGAAAGCGAGAGTAAAAGAATGCGAGATGAAAAAGTTGTTATTGCAACCAAAATTAATAGTTCTCTTATCGCTGTGAACAAGGAGGTGGAATATTTGAGAGCCGAACTTCGAGACCAAGACAAGAGATTGTCAGAGCTTGCTAAGACGAAGCACTCTGATTCTTCAGCGGAGACAAAATCCGAGGGAAAAAGGtcgtttaaaaataaactggAAATTGTTGAAGAAGAGAATGATAGATTACGTtgtgaaattgaatttttaacGAGGGAGCTGAATGAATGGAGGCACGGTAACACAGATCTGGACCAACTTCGACAACAGCTTCACTCTTGTGAACTCGAAGCTTCTCGAAGTAGGGAAGCAATTTCTTGTATGAAAATAGAAAGGAAGcgtttgaaaacagaaaagatgAATTTACTGCAGCAAATGAAACAAGTGTATGGAATACTGGAAATAAAAGAGGCGGAACTGAAAGAATTTatacaaaattatgaaaaacgGATGTTGGAAGGCGAAGAACGTGTGAAGCGCCTTGAAAATGATAAAGGAGTTTGGGATCGCGAACGAGCTGATCTTGTCAGAGAATCGGCGAGTTTGAAATCACAACTAGAAATGAAGGACACTCATTTGAAGGAATTGGAAACAAAACTTAGTGAGGCGAAACAGCATTATTCCTTAACACAATCCTCGCTTCGGCAGAACATTTCGCAAAAAGAAGTGATTTTCCAGTCGAACAATTTAATAAACATGGAGTCTGTGGCAGGCCTAGGGCAGCGCCAAACGAACGCACTGAGCAAATCGAAAAGCAATTCCCTTCAAAATTTGAGAGATTTATCAGGATCTGTTCTCGAAAATGGTG GTTCCTTTCAGAATATCATTAGTGATCCTCTGGTGGATTCAGCTTCGTCAAATTCCCAGTCTGATGGTAGTCAAGCAGTGATCCCTGCTGAACAGGAGGTGTTTGAGCTTGGTGTCCATAACAACTTAGAAGTACCTGAAccaggaaaaaagaaaaaagtacgCTCCTCTTCATTGTCAAGGTTTTTtctcaaaggaaaacaaaggagGTTTGAATATGCTCCCGTTATTCAAG TTGCAGAATTTCCAGTTGTCAATAATGTGGATCACATTCAAGCTAGTAGTAGTGTTGCAGAGAAGACACGTGTGTGGGAAATGCATAAAGATATTCCAATGGTGTGCTGGAAAGCTAACATGGTGTTAGCGTGGCTTGAGGTAGAATGCCAAATGTCCACATATTCACAGATGTGTTACGAGAATATTAAGAGTGGGAAAGTACTTTTGGAACTTACTGATGCTGAGCTGGAGGCTGGCCTAGGGATTGCAAACACCATGCATAGACGGAAACTTAGACTCGCTATTGAGGATTACAGGGAACCTACTGCCAG GAAGTACCCAGATATTTCATCAATGGATCACCTTTGGGTATCCCATGTCTGGATTAAGGATTTGGGACTGAAGCAATATTCCTCTGTATTTGAGTCTCAAATGATTGACGGCAGACTGTTGAATGTTCTGACCAAAAAGGATATGGAAAAATATCTCAATGTTAACAAGAAATTCCATCAG ACCAGTGTTCTGCATGGTGTGAAGTTGCTCCGCATGATGGATTACAACAGAGag GATTTGCCTTGCGCAGGGCAGAAAACCCTTGAGAAGGCCGAGGAATATCTGCTTTTTGGCTAG
- the LOC141883453 gene encoding uncharacterized protein LOC141883453: MDPLRKRVQNQDSLSWRSPPSPCGPSSPQSPPPLSIRGKSLSLNRVNPPLAPIREAKELSKRGRKQRLLLSQAGNLTLKRRETSPDFNRLEARLKPKRGPLPMRMRALPQSFWQEPKDIQNSSMSTEGSLQTLPPLFHNANNTSDDVSKLRPVTPPEEKHKPRPPKEPKLVISSPQEQLLKLFETVEEDKTKKFVIKRGRPRRAQSDLTALSLPKLEEDPCMMTSLAEKMFPQLSLEHKQSAGANTSLSCVSVHDGDKSVQLPSLNVEQNYSQMLSEIVAHF, from the exons ATGGATCCACTTCGAAAAAGAGTACAAAACCAGGATAGTTTATCTTGGAGATCTCCTCCAAGCCCTTGCGGACCCTCATCGCCACAATCGCCTCCTCCATTATCGATCAGAGGCAAAAGCCTTTCTCTAAACAGGGTCAATCCGCCATTAGCTCCAATCAGGGAAGCAAAGGAATTGTCGAAAAGAGGCCGCAAACAAAGACTGTTACTTTCACAGGCTGGAAATTTAACTTTAAAACGAAGAGAAACGTCGCCAGATTTCAACAGACTTGAAGCCCGGCTGAAACCGAAGCGAG GTCCTCTTCCAATGAGAATGAGAGCCTTACCTCAGTCCTTCTGGCAGGAACCCAAGGACATCCAGAATAGCTCAATGAGCACTGAGGGATCTTTGCAAACATTACCACCATTATTTCATAATGCCAACAATACAAGTGACGATGTGAGCAAATTAAGGCCTGTGACACCTCCAGAAGAGAAGCACAAACCAAGACCTCCAAAAGAACCAAAGCTGGTTATCAGCTCTCCACAAGAGCAGCttttaaaactgtttgaaACTGTAGAGGAAGACAAGACCAAAAAGTTTGTCATCAAAAGAGGAAG ACCAAGGAGAGCTCAGTCAGATTTAACAGCATTAAGCTTGCCAAAACTAGAGGAGGATCCTTGCATGATGACAAGCCTAGCTGAAAAGATGTTTCCACAACTTTCTCTTGAGCACAAACAGTCAGCAGGGGCAAACACATCACTATCTTGTGTGTCAGTTCATGATGGTGATAAGTCTGTACAACTACCTTCCTTGAATGTGGAACAGAACTACTCTCAGATGTTGTCAGAGATTGTTGCTCATTTTTAA